The nucleotide sequence TTGAATCTTATTCAGTAATTTTGAATTACTACTCCTGTCTTTTCAGCAAGACAGCaatgggaatgaatgaatgaaaaaaacatttattaagcaccttggGATACTAgtagaaaagcaaaagaatcccTCCTTTCAAGGATCTCACCTTATAATAAGGAGAGGCAACATGGAGAGGAGATTCCAGCTGTAAGGTAGATGGAAGTCCTTAGGGTGAAGCAAAAAAGCAATTGACTACCTCATTtgaaatgtcatttccactgacaaaAACATGTGCATGTCTGATGCTGTACTTTTGACAGGGCTAAGGACTTAAGTGGACAACCCTTTTCTATTCCAAATCTTCAGGAGCTGGGGCTTCTGCAGTGGCACTTATCAGTTTCTATCTTCACAATGGTTGGTCCCCTGGAGAGCTATCACTGGATTAGGCTGGAAGCAGGGCTAGCGATCTGAGAGAAAGAGATTTCCTGACTGAATGACCTCCCTTGGACAAAGAAGAAGACATTCTACACAGTCTCTGTGACTCTGACAAGGGACCAATGAATCGGGGAATACTTGTTCGAAAACCCCAGAATATATTTGCTTTCTAGAAGGAGGAGGGATCTCAATCACAGGTTAGTTCTGTTTGTGGAAGGAACTATATAGGACCCAGTGGGACAGAGGGATTTCCTGGAAATGTCAAATCGATGCCCCAACAGCAAAGTCAAATTGGGTTTCGTTCTTGGATTAGGGCTATTTGATTACTTTATACATTTCCTCCACCTCTTTATGGACTCCTGTGAGTCCTGTATATGTGATGCATTTTCTGTAAGGtggaaacaaaggctggactacACTCAACATTCACATGATAACTTGGTTGATTATATGGAGGGTAGGGACCCCCTTTACTCACACTTGCATTTGGGGAAAACGAATCAAAATTTACATCATGAAAATACTCGACAGTCTTCTTGgggtaaaagaagaggaaagcaacAAGTCCAATATGAAGCTAAGCCTACTGGAGTTGACCCACAGGACTGAGCCAAACCTAGTTCACTGAGATGGGGCCATGAGTACCTGTTTGTTCATATGTTACCTTACTTGATCCTTAGAGAAAGCCCAGAGGTAGTATTGCTGCCatgcaaaggaggaaacaggctcaCAAAGCTTAAGTGACTGTCCATTCTCATAGAACCTGATCAGACTCCTGTATGTTGAgaccttcctgagtccaagtccagtacACCACGGATttgtcttattctttttttaatttaatttaatttttttgatttgTTGTATTCTTGCAATGAATTGGAAGAGTCTGGAGAGATTTTGTTAATAGCTATATGCTAATTTCTTCTCCCCTAGAAGAGTTATGACCTCAAATACACCTCTAAGGCCAGAGATttatctcatttccttcttttaggCGGCATCTCACCTGCCACCGCATCTTCAGGGCTGCCTGTCTCAGCTTGCTATTGTACAGAATCAGGACTAAGGAGTGGCCTGAGGGATAGAGGAAAAGCAATGGAAGTGCCAATATCACAGCCAGTCTACTATTTGGAATAAAGTAGTTCCAGTAGGAGATGTATTTACCCAAATAGAACAGCACAAATAGGATAAGGAAGGAGAAGATAGATTTCATGGCTCGAACATGGGCCTCTGTGCTGGGGTCTTTGGATCCCGTAGCATTGAGCTTCATCTGATGGGTGTGTCTccagagggagaggatgaggaaTAAGAATGAGACCAGAGACAGAATAAAGGGGATTAAATCCAAGAGGTCCATGGTAACATAGATGGTGAAATATTGACTTCCACGTATTTGGTACTTTTGCAATACTTCTGTACTGTTTCCTTTATTGATTGAATAGGAAATAGATTTCATCCACAATGGAAGGTTAATGGGCAAAGAAAAGGGTAAAGGTCCCACTTGTAGCATGAAGACCACATTGTTTATTCTCCACTTCAGCCAGAGGAAGAGGGGGTGGGAAAAGTTGGCAGTCTTTAGGAAGTAAAAGACACTGAGGCAAGTGGCAAACCAAACACTTGAAAGGTAGGTCAGCATCCAGAAAATACCTAGAAACTCAATTTTATTGGTCAGCAGTTCATCTAGATAGAGCACAAGTAGAACATTAGTCCATATTAATGAGCATAATAAACCGATTCTAGAAATGGCCAAGCAGACCAGGATGATATCCCCTATTGCCAGTTTCTTGTTCCTGATCCAATCAATGCCATTCACTAGTACCATGAATCCATTCCCCAAAATCCCCAGTAGGAACTCTCCAGCTCCCAGAACCAATATGATCTTCTCCACACCACTTAGCATATTGGCTGAGAGATTCTACAGTCTCAATGATGCTGCTGTTGAATTGATATCCAGCTAAAACAAGCCTTGAATTACATGAGTATTCCTGATGCTCAGTGATGTAACATTTTCTTCCCTGATTTGGTCTCCTACTTAGGTCAGAAAACGTGTGGCCCTGCTAGGGCTCCTTCACCAAGAATCC is from Trichosurus vulpecula isolate mTriVul1 chromosome 7, mTriVul1.pri, whole genome shotgun sequence and encodes:
- the LOC118856469 gene encoding taste receptor type 2 member 7-like; translated protein: MLSGVEKIILVLGAGEFLLGILGNGFMVLVNGIDWIRNKKLAIGDIILVCLAISRIGLLCSLIWTNVLLVLYLDELLTNKIEFLGIFWMLTYLSSVWFATCLSVFYFLKTANFSHPLFLWLKWRINNVVFMLQVGPLPFSLPINLPLWMKSISYSINKGNSTEVLQKYQIRGSQYFTIYVTMDLLDLIPFILSLVSFLFLILSLWRHTHQMKLNATGSKDPSTEAHVRAMKSIFSFLILFVLFYLGKYISYWNYFIPNSRLAVILALPLLFLYPSGHSLVLILYNSKLRQAALKMRWQGFEMVKPRSILGTCSSSMSSGGSQSLCSGFWAVRIEQMSRPLLEHHLTWYRGAQAPSSWNGHEP